In Rosa chinensis cultivar Old Blush chromosome 1, RchiOBHm-V2, whole genome shotgun sequence, a genomic segment contains:
- the LOC112187413 gene encoding transmembrane protein 87A yields MGHRESTKYDLHSNGFIIILMLVYLNTLVDASIHEYQDDTFIRRSNSFFFHGGSEGLYASKIHSGNDKLASEDKTIDGKSFIRFESITFRRTKESAEKKNEMQQRTGLVEAIVLEVRDREKIGGSYLNSEAICCTPELSKDGSCKVGEVIIQQKPDNPDGPKRMQTFFEGKNEETNMELQTIQINRTGMYYLYFMFCDPELVGTSISGRTVWRNPDGYLPGKMSPLMTFFGLMSLAYLVLGLFWFLRFVQYWKDIIQLHYHISAVIGLGMCEMALWYFEYANFNSTGTRPMGITMWAVTFSAVKKTVSRLLLLVVSMGYGVVRPTLGGITTKVVLLGVIYFVASEALELVEHLGNINDFSGKTRLFLVLPVALLDACFILWIFSSLSKTLEKLQIRRSMAKLELYRKFTNSLAVSVLLSVAWIGYELYFNASDPLSELWRRAWIIPAFWVLLAYFLLVVICVLWAPSHNPTGYAYSEETVDDFDEEGISLTSGSGVKVAGIDLASKLERKERKLSSSADHHVFLGEGEEDKRE; encoded by the exons ATGGGTCACAGAGAGAGCACCAAGTATGATCTTCATTCAAATGGGTTTATAATCATTTTGATGCTAGTGTACTTAAACACCTTGGTGGATGCTTCGATCCATGAATACCAAGATGACACCTTTATACGTCGTTCCAATTCATTCTTCTTCCATGGCGGAAGTGAGGGTCTCTATGCTTCCAAAATTCACTCTGGTAATGACAAACTCGCTTCTGAAGACAAGACCATTGATGGCAAGTCCTTTATCAG GTTTGAATCTATCACCTTTCGAAGGACCAAGGAGTCTGCTGAAAAGAAGAATGAGATGCAGCAGAGAACTGGCTTGGTTGAGGCTATAGTACTTGAGGTTAGAGACAGGGAGAAGATTGGGGGTTCTTATTTGAACTCTGAGGCAATATGCTGTACCCCGGAGCTCTCCAAGGATGGTTCGTGCAAGGTGGGAGAGGTTATCATCCAGCAAAAACCCGACAACCCTGATGGGCCAAAAAGGATGCAGACCTTCTTTGAGGGGAAAAATGAAGAGACCAACATGGAACTTCAGACTATTCAGATCAACAGAACTGGAATGTACTATCTTTATTTCATGTTTTGTGATCCAGAACTTGTTGGCACATCAATTAGTGGAAGAACTGTTTGGAGGAACCCGGATGGTTATTTACCTGGAAAGATGTCGCCGCTGATGACATTTTTCGGCCTCATGTCTTTAGCTTACCTTGTCCTTGGTCTTTTCTGGTTTCTCCGCTTTGTGCAGTATTGGAAAGATATAATACAGTTGCACTACCACATCAGTGCTGTTATTGGTCTTGGAATGTGTGAGATGGCTCTATGGTATTTTGAATATGCAAATTTCAATTCAACCGGAACCAGACCAATGGGAATTACCATGTGGGCAGTAACCTTCAGTGCAGTCAAAAAAACTGTTTCCCGGCTTCTTCTTCTGGTGGTTTCAATGGGGTATGGTGTTGTGCGGCCAACCCTTGGTGGCATTACCACGAAAGTAGTACTCCTTGGTGTGATATACTTTGTAGCATCAGaagcacttgagcttgttgaacATTTGGGAAATATCAATGACTTTTCTGGAAAAACAAGGCTCTTTCTGGTGCTACCGGTTGCTCTATTGGATGCCTGTTTTATTCTTTGGATCTTTTCATCACTATCTAAAACTTTGGAGAAGCTTCAG ATTCGAAGAAGCATGGCCAAACTTGAGCTCTACCGGAAGTTTACCAATTCCCTTGCAGTATCAGTATTGCTGTCTGTCGCTTGGATTGGTTATGAG TTGTATTTTAATGCGAGTGACCCGTTGAGTGAATTGTGGCGAAGAGCCTGGATCATCCcagctttctgggttttgcttgcATACTTTCTGTTGGTAGTTATATGTGTTCTCTGGGCTCCATCTCACAACCCAACCGG ATATGCATACTCCGAGGAGACTGTGGATGACTTTGATGAGGAGGGTATCTCGCTCACTAGTGGAAGCGGAGTTAAGGTGGCCGGCATTGACTTGGCCAGCAAGctagaaagaaaggaaaggaagCTATCAAGTTCAGCAGATCACCATGTGTTTCTTGGGGAAGGTGAGGAGGACAAGAGAGAGTAG
- the LOC112177052 gene encoding WRKY transcription factor 55 → MEHQHRSLTTAYIRYPFKFHHNIFNNTTSQTKQTMDNISETVSLIHRGCNLARDLESNLPNLPSRPETVSKSLDEIIRVFGAARERLQSSSAAQHDPMSSYVHVAQQQQQIDASLHEWLRCNYTQAMEDLHIQTQRFASEKSIAATQTDMRDSGADVLHGQIHQAIVSHELNAASSSQSRPRRRRDDGEIRKLTVPAPRIGNTEIPPEDGFTWRKYGQKEIMGCRFPRGYYRCTHQKLYNCPAKKQVQRLDNDPLTFEVMYRGDHTCHMSSTAPSSLPPSDQIKQETMTQTHAVTTQPLGTWLSMDFNARGGGSSSGGRGDGDGDGVGTSITTTTRYGKDVEFPVVDLADAMFNSGSSSSNSMDFMFTSSMDSKWESGDKKN, encoded by the exons ATGGAGCACCAGCACAGAAGCCTCACCACAGCTTACATTCGCTACCCTTTTAAATTTCACCACAACATTTTCAACAATACGACAAGCCAAACCAAGCAAACCATGGATAACATTAGTGAAACCGTTTCTTTAATTCACCGTGGTTGCAACTTGGCTAGAGACCTGGAATCAAACCTTCCCAACTTGCCAAGCCGACCCGAAACCGTTTCGAAATCCTTGGACGAGATAATCAGGGTTTTCGGTGCAGCAAGGGAGAGGCTGCAGAGTAGTAGTGCTGCACAACATGATCCAATGAGTTCATACGTTCATGTAgcgcagcagcagcagcagatcGATGCGAGCTTGCACGAATGGCTGAGGTGTAATTACACACAGGCAATGGAGGATCTTCACATCCAAACGCAGCGTTTTGCATCCGAAAAGAGTATTGCTGCTACTCAAACCGATATGAGGGATTCAGGAGCTGACGTACTTCACGGCCAAATCCATCAGGCAATCGTTTCTCATGAACTGAATGCTGCTTCGTCCTCACAAAGCAGACCACGAAGaag GAGGGACGATGGGGAAATTCGTAAATTGACCGTGCCGGCACCTCGGATCGGGAATACTGAAATCCCACCGGAGGATGGCTTCACGTGGCGAAAATACGGCCAGAAGGAGATCATGGGCTGCAGGTTCCCAAG GGGCTACTATAGGTGTACCCACCAAAAGTTATACAATTGCCCAGCCAAGAAGCAAGTTCAGAGGCTTGACAATGATCCCTTAACATTTGAAGTAATGTACAGAGGTGACCATACATGTCATATGTCGTCCACTGCACCCTCAAGTCTACCACCATCTGATCAAATTAAGCAAGAGACTATGACCCAAACTCATGCGGTAACCACTCAACCCTTAGGAACATGGCTCTCCATGGACTTCAACGCGAGAGGTGGAGGAAGCAGCAGTGGTGGCCGCGGTGATGGTGACGGTGACGGTGTAGGTACATCAATCACGACGACCACTCGTTACGGTAAAGACGTTGAGTTTCCGGTGGTGGATTTGGCTGATGCAATGTTTAATTCAGGGAGCAGCAGCAGTAATAGTATGGATTTTATGTTCACTTCATCTATGGACAGTAAATGGGAGTCCGGGGACAAGAAAAATTGA
- the LOC112187818 gene encoding probable WRKY transcription factor 70, translating to MATTWLEALPVDHKKVIMKNLVRGRKSATELQSRLNNLSNGSTSLSAQELVMEIVTSFTDSLSVLSESSKLCGGDDDHQYSGTNGCGAGEIVKAEASHVEQSHCGDRSSEDSGESRKRPGYKDRRGCYKRRKNSESWSIVSSTVDDGQAWRKYGQKEILNAPYPRAYFRCTRKYDQGCQATKQVQQVQDTPKVYKTTYIGNHTCRNMIRGPQMIMGSTDPPTGDSHAPPRSTVSSESGSTPICNKKEHHGVHGGHLPSSSSMIPFVPVKKEECKEGTTSSGLTDNLNDTSDVWPEFKDDHHHDFGFPETTVMSNENAVSNMQFLDMDLVVKSINFENEFDFDEAAFPLGP from the exons ATGGCTACAACTTGGCTTGAAGCACTGCCGGTCGATCATAAAAAGGTCATCATGAAGAATCTGGTTCGCGGCCGGAAAAGCGCGACGGAGCTTCAGTCTCGGCTCAACAACCTCAGCAATGGCTCGACGTCGCTTTCGGCCCAGGAGCTTGTGATGGAGATCGTGACGTCTTTCACTGATAGTCTTTCTGTTCTGAGTGAGTCTTCCAAGTTGTGTGGCGGTGATGATGATCATCAGTACTCCGGTACTAATGGCTGTGGAGCCGGTGAGATTGTTAAAGCGGAGGCGTCCCATGTGGAACAGTCGCATTGCGGTGACCGGAGCTCTGAGGATTCCGGCGAGAGCAGGAAGAGGCCGGGTTATAAGGATCGGAGAGGTTGTTACAAGCGAAG AAAGAATTCAGAGTCATGGTCAATTGTTTCATCCACAGTTGATGATGGTCAGGCTTGGAGAAAATATGGCCAGAAGGAAATCCTCAATGCTCCATATCCAAG GGCTTACTTCAGATGTACCCGCAAGTATGATCAAGGCTGCCAAGCAACCAAACAAGTCCAACAAGTCCAAGACACCCCAAAAGTGTACAAAACCACCTACATTGGAAACCACACGTGCAGAAACATGATCAGGGGTCCACAGATGATCATGGGCTCCACCGATCCTCCTACTGGGGATTCTCATGCTCCTCCTCGATCTACTGTTAGCTCGGAATCTGGATCGACCCCAATTTGCAATAAGAAAGAACATCACGGTGTTCATGGTGGTCATCTCCCTAGCTCGTCGTCTATGATTCCCTTCGTTccggtgaagaaagaagagtgCAAGGAGGGGACGACGTCGAGTGGTCTGACGGACAATCTTAACGATACAAGTGATGTGTGGCCGGAGTTCAAGGATGATCATCATCATGATTTTGGGTTCCCCGAGACTACTGTAATGTCTAATGAGAATGCGGTTTCGAACATGCAGTTCTTGGACATGGACTTGGTGGTGAAGTCTATTAATTTCGAGAATgagtttgattttgatgaagcTGCATTTCCTTTAGGCCCCTAG